The following are from one region of the Bacteroidia bacterium genome:
- a CDS encoding ABC transporter permease, which produces MFGTIFFLTIVGGVLFAGVVYWLPGSVSSVSQNDDLNVIHTESNPDYINRSLPFFYLGINYHSNNLILHLFPVRWNGADNFFHRFWIGFIHNKGESKRLGKTVFTCIWEALPTTLLISIPAWFWGTCCGVLAGVFISQHYWHRFRSIFESIIITNWVIPSFWIGTLAIVWFSKGGIFPIFPTDGITLKQEDNYWAIFYNYTTHLCLPILTEGFGIFWFVCKITQTQCLNIQQELWWKVLISKGLQKRRILWHLIPHLRLQQAFWSAQVISSWIVGTLVIEILFNLPGIGFLFINSLYSRDYPIIVGLILFFFIWSVAAQLLGKWLVQINDPRILRPISSPK; this is translated from the coding sequence TTGTTCGGGACTATCTTTTTTCTTACTATCGTTGGTGGAGTTTTGTTTGCTGGAGTAGTTTATTGGCTTCCGGGGTCAGTATCTTCTGTATCACAAAATGATGACCTAAATGTTATTCACACTGAAAGTAATCCTGACTACATTAACCGGTCGTTACCGTTTTTTTATCTTGGTATAAATTATCATTCCAATAACTTGATTCTGCATTTATTTCCAGTTCGTTGGAATGGTGCTGATAATTTTTTTCATCGGTTTTGGATAGGCTTTATTCACAATAAGGGAGAATCCAAACGGTTAGGCAAAACTGTATTTACTTGTATTTGGGAGGCGTTACCTACTACTTTGTTAATCAGTATTCCGGCGTGGTTTTGGGGCACTTGTTGCGGCGTTTTGGCCGGAGTTTTTATTTCACAACATTACTGGCATCGGTTTCGCAGTATCTTTGAGTCTATCATCATCACAAATTGGGTTATTCCCAGTTTTTGGATAGGTACACTCGCCATTGTGTGGTTTTCAAAAGGAGGGATATTTCCCATCTTCCCAACAGATGGAATCACACTAAAGCAAGAAGATAACTATTGGGCTATTTTCTACAACTATACCACACATTTATGTTTACCCATATTGACAGAAGGATTCGGCATATTTTGGTTTGTATGTAAAATAACGCAAACTCAATGCTTAAATATACAGCAAGAATTATGGTGGAAAGTGTTAATCAGCAAAGGGTTGCAGAAAAGAAGGATTTTGTGGCACTTGATTCCGCATTTACGCCTTCAACAAGCATTTTGGTCAGCTCAGGTTATCTCCAGTTGGATAGTTGGTACATTGGTGATAGAAATTCTTTTTAACCTGCCGGGAATAGGATTTTTGTTTATCAACAGTTTGTATAGTAGAGATTACCCGATTATAGTTGGTTTAATATTATTTTTTTTTATTTGGAGCGTAGCCGCACAATTACTGGGGAAGTGGTTAGTTCAAATAAATGACCCCCGAATATTGCGCCCGATTAGCTCTCCAAAATAA
- a CDS encoding transpeptidase family protein, translated as MSQEKELKSRILFRVYFLFFVFAIFGSLIFFEIWKIQYIEGDYWQRKQQTDRVYEKKLLADRGTIFASDGSILAITLPYYRVAVDVTVLRESDFPNLKDSLTALAKQLAKYFPEEGTYTMQDYLQKLQLARQNHDKHFYLTSVKRFYNYPEVSLLKTFPIFCRGKNGGGLILEKINNKRFYPLGDMARITLGLIQGDTVGIKGLEFSFDKELRGKDGLTLVQRISGNVEVPIEEYGELSTEDGHDIVTTLNINHQDIVETALEKAIKTNDAKSGVAILMEVATGKITAMANYPENLNNAVLMQVEPGSTFKIASTIAALEDNAVTLADTIETNGGSYEFFDRTMRDVQANEKLSFRQAIEKSSNIAIARVIDGYYKSKPELFFERLDRMGVLTASGCQLRGEPIPAVIRPNTPAWNGTTLPWLATGYNIRLTPLQLLTFFSAIANGGKMMRPIIVSEIRNNAESIVKFEPEVIRKQIASSKTLKEVQSLLEGVVENGTASGIKGSHYKIAGKTGTARKLIDGEYQKVYRASFVGYFPADNPKYSCIVIVDEPNAGLIYGSSVAGPVFKEISDKVYALDLELNQEPVREVANAMLYTPVTRVVHRDDAIRVYNALNISSPQRPKTEFVVAKRDKESVHFRPYSPSSRVLPNVHGMSAKDALSLLENFGCKVRLNGTGKVTNQYPQAGSPMKKGTTVWLQLVTK; from the coding sequence ATGAGCCAAGAAAAAGAATTAAAAAGCCGGATATTATTTCGGGTTTATTTCTTGTTTTTTGTTTTTGCGATATTTGGTTCTCTGATATTTTTTGAAATTTGGAAGATTCAATATATCGAGGGAGACTATTGGCAGCGTAAACAACAGACAGACCGCGTTTATGAGAAAAAACTTTTAGCTGATAGGGGAACCATTTTTGCCTCAGATGGCTCTATTTTGGCGATTACATTGCCTTACTATCGAGTTGCCGTTGATGTAACGGTCTTACGAGAATCAGACTTTCCAAACCTAAAAGACAGCCTAACAGCCTTAGCAAAGCAGTTAGCAAAATATTTTCCGGAGGAAGGAACTTATACAATGCAAGACTATCTCCAAAAACTTCAGTTAGCCCGCCAAAATCACGATAAACACTTTTACCTAACTTCTGTAAAACGATTTTATAACTATCCGGAAGTATCTCTTTTAAAGACATTTCCAATATTTTGTCGCGGAAAAAACGGAGGTGGGCTGATTTTAGAAAAAATCAATAATAAGCGTTTTTATCCATTAGGAGATATGGCCAGAATCACACTTGGGCTAATCCAAGGAGACACAGTGGGTATCAAAGGGTTAGAATTTTCTTTTGATAAAGAACTACGTGGCAAAGACGGCCTAACCCTTGTTCAGCGTATATCTGGAAACGTAGAAGTACCCATTGAAGAATACGGAGAGCTATCCACAGAAGATGGGCACGATATTGTAACAACCTTAAATATTAACCATCAAGATATTGTAGAAACAGCCTTAGAGAAAGCTATAAAAACAAATGATGCTAAATCCGGAGTAGCTATTTTGATGGAGGTAGCTACGGGCAAGATTACCGCTATGGCAAACTATCCGGAAAACTTAAATAACGCTGTTTTAATGCAGGTTGAACCCGGAAGTACCTTTAAGATAGCCTCAACCATAGCTGCTTTGGAAGACAATGCCGTAACTTTAGCAGATACGATAGAAACCAATGGTGGAAGCTATGAGTTTTTTGACCGCACAATGCGCGATGTTCAGGCTAATGAAAAGCTATCTTTTCGGCAGGCCATTGAAAAGTCTTCCAACATCGCAATAGCCAGAGTGATTGATGGATACTATAAATCAAAGCCTGAACTATTTTTTGAGCGCTTAGATCGTATGGGAGTTCTCACCGCTAGCGGCTGCCAGTTGCGGGGCGAGCCAATACCGGCCGTTATCCGGCCAAATACGCCCGCGTGGAACGGAACAACCCTCCCTTGGCTCGCAACCGGATACAACATCCGCCTAACTCCCTTACAACTACTAACTTTCTTCAGCGCAATAGCTAATGGCGGAAAAATGATGCGCCCAATAATCGTATCCGAAATCCGAAATAACGCAGAATCTATCGTCAAATTTGAGCCGGAAGTAATCCGAAAGCAAATCGCTAGCTCCAAAACATTAAAAGAAGTTCAAAGCCTCTTAGAAGGAGTTGTAGAAAATGGAACGGCATCAGGCATTAAGGGATCTCACTATAAAATAGCCGGAAAAACAGGCACTGCCCGAAAACTAATTGACGGAGAATACCAAAAAGTCTATCGGGCATCCTTTGTAGGATATTTTCCGGCAGATAATCCTAAATACTCTTGTATTGTGATTGTGGATGAACCCAATGCTGGACTGATTTACGGGTCTTCGGTAGCTGGGCCTGTCTTTAAAGAAATTAGCGATAAAGTATATGCATTAGATCTTGAGCTAAATCAAGAGCCGGTACGAGAAGTCGCTAATGCGATGCTATACACACCCGTTACCCGCGTAGTTCATCGAGATGACGCAATACGGGTTTACAATGCCCTGAATATATCCTCACCCCAACGCCCAAAAACAGAGTTTGTTGTGGCAAAACGAGATAAAGAAAGTGTCCATTTTCGTCCGTATTCTCCCTCGTCAAGAGTTTTGCCTAACGTACACGGTATGAGTGCCAAAGATGCCCTAAGTTTATTGGAAAACTTTGGTTGTAAAGTGCGGCTAAACGGTACCGGAAAAGTAACAAACCAATACCCACAGGCCGGCTCACCAATGAAAAAAGGAACTACAGTCTGGCTACAATTAGTAACTAAATGA
- a CDS encoding 4Fe-4S binding protein, with protein sequence MESELPEISRYQLHLAVEDCIACDQCARICPVNCIDIESIRAVSDLGTTADGAKKKFYLSKFNIDLAKCFYCGLCTVVCPTDCLTMLPVYDFPTTNLESLNFPFGNLTEQEKSQKLAELAEFEATKKAIKLGSAKTDSVSTDSKITDEG encoded by the coding sequence ATGGAGAGTGAACTTCCTGAGATTAGTCGCTATCAGCTACATTTGGCTGTTGAAGATTGTATCGCCTGCGATCAATGTGCCCGTATCTGTCCTGTTAATTGTATTGATATAGAATCTATTCGGGCTGTTTCTGATCTTGGCACAACTGCTGACGGAGCCAAGAAAAAGTTCTACCTATCTAAATTTAACATTGATTTAGCAAAATGCTTTTATTGCGGCCTCTGTACTGTTGTTTGCCCTACGGATTGCTTGACGATGCTACCGGTTTATGACTTTCCGACTACAAACTTGGAAAGTTTAAACTTCCCTTTTGGCAACTTAACTGAACAGGAAAAGAGTCAAAAATTAGCTGAATTAGCTGAATTTGAGGCTACTAAAAAGGCAATAAAGTTAGGTTCTGCAAAAACTGATTCAGTATCTACGGATTCTAAAATTACCGATGAAGGGTAA
- a CDS encoding FIST C-terminal domain-containing protein: MLVEQRTFKGDKWKIMGRCATVKTNANLVFAFGGRDLLEDPKRVAEIKKFYPKAQVILGSTSGEILNTSVLDDTIIATAIQFEKTPISVASVQILDLNKDSRKAGEELAKQLSHNDLRHVFVVSDGLMVNGTDLIAGLNAVLPKGISVTGGLAGDGARFQKTLVGLNNSPKDGLIVAVGFYGQDIKIGYGTMGGWETFGPERVVTKSEANVLYELDGKPALALYKEYLGEKASELPASALLFPLSLRAGQNNEERITRTVLSVDEATQSMTFAGDIPQGSHAQLMKANFDRLIQGANHAAQQSMSLESEPQLALLVSCVGRKLVLGQKIEDEVEAVRETIGGKAAITGFYSYGELAPGVQSVETGKKSAAQKGEACYLHNQTMTISLFSE, translated from the coding sequence ATGTTAGTTGAGCAACGTACATTTAAAGGCGATAAATGGAAAATTATGGGAAGGTGCGCCACCGTGAAAACCAATGCTAATTTAGTGTTTGCATTTGGGGGAAGAGATTTACTGGAAGACCCAAAAAGAGTAGCAGAAATTAAGAAATTTTATCCCAAAGCGCAGGTGATTTTAGGCTCTACTTCTGGAGAAATACTCAATACCTCAGTTTTGGATGATACAATAATTGCCACTGCAATTCAATTTGAAAAAACACCTATTTCGGTAGCTTCTGTTCAGATATTAGATTTAAATAAAGACAGCCGTAAAGCTGGCGAAGAGTTAGCCAAGCAGCTATCTCATAATGATTTGCGCCATGTATTTGTGGTTTCAGACGGGCTAATGGTAAATGGTACGGACTTAATTGCCGGACTGAACGCTGTTTTACCAAAGGGTATTTCAGTTACGGGAGGGTTAGCCGGAGATGGAGCCAGATTCCAAAAAACATTAGTTGGTTTAAACAATTCACCTAAAGACGGTTTGATAGTCGCCGTAGGTTTTTATGGCCAAGATATTAAGATTGGCTACGGAACTATGGGTGGCTGGGAAACTTTTGGGCCGGAGCGCGTTGTTACTAAGTCAGAAGCCAACGTTTTATATGAATTAGACGGTAAACCGGCATTAGCTTTATACAAAGAATATCTGGGAGAAAAAGCCTCAGAACTACCGGCATCAGCATTACTATTTCCGTTAAGCCTACGCGCCGGCCAAAATAACGAAGAACGCATAACCAGAACGGTTCTTTCGGTTGATGAAGCAACCCAATCCATGACTTTTGCCGGCGATATTCCGCAGGGAAGCCACGCTCAGCTAATGAAAGCAAACTTTGACCGCTTAATTCAAGGTGCTAACCATGCTGCCCAACAAAGTATGTCTTTAGAGTCAGAACCGCAATTAGCCCTTTTGGTGAGCTGTGTAGGCAGAAAATTAGTATTAGGTCAAAAGATAGAAGATGAAGTAGAAGCAGTACGGGAAACTATCGGCGGCAAGGCAGCTATTACGGGATTTTATTCCTACGGAGAACTAGCGCCGGGCGTTCAAAGTGTAGAAACAGGAAAAAAATCAGCAGCCCAAAAAGGTGAAGCCTGTTATCTGCATAACCAAACGATGACAATTTCCCTCTTTTCCGAATAA
- the proS gene encoding proline--tRNA ligase encodes MAEKKLPKRDENYSEWYTELVKRAGLAENSAVRGCMVIKPYGYAIWEKMQQHLDRMFKETGHVNAYFPLFIPKSFLSKEADHIEGFAKECAVVTHHRLIQNPNGSGVVVDPTAKLEEELIVRPTSETIIWNSYRDWIQSYRDLPILINQWANVVRWEMRTRLFLRTAEFLWQEGHTAHATAEEAIHETTQMLNVYATFAERYLAIPVLKGAKTPQERFAGALDTYCIEALMQDGKALQAGTSHFLGQNFAKAFEVTFLNKENKLEYVWATSWGVSTRLMGALIMSHSDDNGLIIPPELAPIQVVIIPIYKNDAERLQIQDTITPLLAEFKAAGISVKFDDDDTQKPGWKFAEWELKGVPIRLSIGLRDLANSQIEVFRRDLKTKTSAPLAGIVTTCEQLLNEIQQNLFKIASERVKSQTYFVDDYQEFKQIMAQKGGFVYAHWDGTSETEQLIKEETHATIRCVPFDRDMTPGVCIRTGKPSAGRVLFAVAY; translated from the coding sequence ATGGCAGAAAAAAAGTTACCTAAACGGGATGAAAACTATTCCGAATGGTACACCGAATTAGTAAAACGCGCCGGCTTAGCCGAAAATTCGGCTGTGCGCGGTTGTATGGTAATTAAACCCTACGGATATGCAATATGGGAAAAAATGCAACAACATCTGGATAGGATGTTTAAAGAAACAGGCCACGTTAATGCCTATTTTCCGCTATTTATCCCAAAATCATTTTTAAGCAAAGAAGCAGACCACATTGAAGGGTTTGCAAAAGAATGTGCCGTTGTTACCCACCACCGCCTTATACAGAACCCCAATGGCAGTGGAGTGGTAGTGGACCCAACCGCTAAGTTAGAAGAAGAACTTATCGTCCGCCCAACATCCGAGACAATTATTTGGAACTCTTACCGAGATTGGATACAATCTTACCGCGATTTACCGATATTAATAAACCAATGGGCAAATGTTGTTCGTTGGGAAATGCGCACTCGTTTATTTCTGCGTACTGCTGAGTTCCTGTGGCAAGAAGGGCATACAGCACACGCAACAGCCGAAGAAGCAATCCACGAAACTACTCAAATGCTAAATGTATATGCCACATTTGCAGAACGTTACTTAGCTATTCCGGTACTAAAAGGAGCTAAAACACCCCAAGAACGCTTTGCTGGTGCCTTAGATACTTACTGCATCGAAGCTCTGATGCAAGACGGAAAAGCATTACAAGCCGGAACGTCCCATTTCTTAGGCCAAAACTTCGCCAAAGCATTTGAAGTAACTTTTCTGAATAAAGAAAATAAGTTGGAATACGTATGGGCAACTTCATGGGGAGTATCTACCCGCTTGATGGGGGCTCTTATTATGTCCCATTCTGATGATAACGGTTTAATCATTCCTCCGGAACTTGCCCCTATTCAGGTAGTTATAATCCCAATATACAAAAATGACGCAGAAAGATTGCAAATTCAAGATACAATTACGCCGCTTTTAGCAGAATTTAAAGCTGCCGGAATCTCTGTTAAGTTTGATGATGACGATACCCAAAAACCTGGATGGAAATTCGCTGAATGGGAATTAAAAGGTGTTCCTATTCGGCTATCCATTGGACTAAGAGATTTAGCCAATAGCCAAATAGAAGTATTTCGCAGAGACTTAAAAACCAAAACATCTGCTCCGCTTGCGGGTATTGTTACAACTTGTGAACAATTACTCAACGAGATTCAGCAAAATTTATTCAAAATTGCTTCTGAAAGAGTAAAATCTCAAACCTACTTTGTAGATGATTATCAGGAATTTAAACAGATTATGGCGCAAAAGGGAGGATTTGTATATGCTCACTGGGACGGAACATCTGAAACGGAACAGTTAATCAAGGAAGAAACCCATGCAACAATACGCTGTGTTCCTTTTGATAGAGACATGACACCGGGCGTTTGCATACGTACCGGAAAACCCTCTGCCGGTAGGGTATTGTTTGCCGTAGCATATTAA
- the gcvP gene encoding aminomethyl-transferring glycine dehydrogenase, which yields MLYNSKLEYPFSNRHIGPDELQTREMLQAIGFSTLEDLIEATVPSSIRTRKPLNLPPALTENAFLDTIQKIAAKNKIYRSYIGLGYHDCFTPYVILRNILESPAWYTAYTPYQAEISQGRLEALLNFQTMVCDLTGMAIANASLLDEGTAAAEAMVMIRSIVSTKKSTANQFWVAANSLPQTIEVLKTRAQPLGIEIKLFEGTLPKDTSAIFGILLQYPTTDGLVVDYRDLVLAAHQQDILVAVAADLLSLTVLTPPGEWGADVVVGSTQRFGIPMGYGGPHAAYFACKDEYKRLIPGRLIGVSIDAEGKTAYRMTLQTREQHIRREKATSNICTAQVLLAVMAGMYAVYHGPKGLKNIATRTHRLASTLSEALQKIGFYQNNKFFFDTLCISLVDNAGQQLAAIRRLTAKAKINFRLNEEEETVCISLDETTTIEDIQDIVKIFAEVIDYNGTIPDVLELWGYGKMQIPESLTRKSDYMTHPVFNTYHAETDMLRYIHRLEQKDLSLNTSMISLGSCTMKLNATAEMLPVTFPEFGRIHPFAPQNQVRGYQQLFKELEQYLAEITGFDAVSLQPNSGAQGEYAGLMVIREYFKAKKQEFRNVALIPASAHGTNPASAVMAGMKVVVVACDPQGNIDINDLTQKAAQYQSQLACLMVTYPSTHGVYEEGIREICTIIHQHGGQVYMDGANMNAQVGLTNPALIGADVCHLNLHKTFCIPHGGGGPGVGPICMAKHLAPYRPSHSLVKTGGQKGMSAVSAAPFGSSSILAISYAYIRMMGATGLTMATKYAILNANYLRAKLEKYYPVLYKGKQNCVAHEMILDFRQYKHSAEIEVEDVAKRLMDFGFHAPTVSFPVPGTLMIEPTESEAKPELDRFIAAMEAIYHEIEAVLAGKSDKHDNPLKNAPHTAMRVTANDWKHGYSREQAAFPLPWLQENKFWPAVSRINNTYGDRNIMCTCPPVSDYAENPTA from the coding sequence ATGTTATATAATTCAAAATTAGAATATCCGTTTTCTAACCGGCATATTGGCCCGGACGAGTTGCAAACTCGGGAGATGCTTCAAGCAATTGGTTTTTCAACCTTAGAAGACCTAATAGAAGCGACTGTTCCGAGTTCTATCCGCACCCGCAAGCCGCTAAATCTTCCGCCCGCTTTAACCGAAAATGCTTTTTTAGATACTATCCAAAAAATTGCCGCTAAAAATAAGATTTATCGGTCTTACATCGGCTTAGGGTATCACGACTGTTTTACACCTTACGTAATTTTACGGAATATCTTAGAAAGCCCGGCTTGGTACACCGCATACACTCCGTATCAAGCAGAGATTTCTCAGGGAAGATTAGAAGCTCTGCTGAATTTTCAAACGATGGTTTGCGATTTAACCGGTATGGCTATAGCAAATGCTTCTTTGTTGGACGAAGGCACGGCGGCAGCAGAAGCAATGGTTATGATTCGCTCTATTGTAAGTACCAAAAAATCAACAGCTAACCAGTTTTGGGTAGCAGCTAATAGCCTTCCACAAACTATTGAGGTTTTAAAAACCCGCGCCCAACCGCTTGGAATAGAAATAAAACTCTTTGAAGGAACCCTACCTAAAGACACCTCCGCTATTTTTGGAATCTTACTCCAATATCCTACAACCGATGGATTGGTTGTAGATTACCGGGACTTGGTTTTAGCAGCGCATCAGCAAGATATTTTAGTTGCCGTTGCAGCCGACCTATTAAGTTTAACGGTATTAACACCTCCGGGAGAATGGGGAGCAGATGTTGTTGTGGGTTCAACCCAGCGTTTTGGGATTCCGATGGGATACGGCGGCCCCCACGCAGCTTATTTTGCCTGCAAAGATGAATACAAAAGACTGATTCCCGGTCGCTTAATCGGTGTGTCTATTGACGCTGAAGGAAAAACCGCTTATAGAATGACCTTACAAACCCGTGAACAACATATTCGGCGGGAAAAAGCTACCAGTAATATCTGCACAGCCCAAGTTTTGTTAGCCGTTATGGCAGGAATGTATGCCGTTTATCACGGGCCAAAAGGTCTTAAAAATATTGCAACAAGAACCCACCGCCTCGCCTCAACTCTTTCAGAAGCATTGCAAAAAATTGGATTTTATCAAAATAATAAATTCTTCTTTGATACTTTGTGTATCTCATTAGTAGATAACGCGGGTCAGCAACTTGCAGCAATCAGACGCTTAACGGCAAAAGCAAAAATTAACTTTCGCCTAAACGAAGAAGAAGAAACCGTTTGTATCTCCTTAGATGAAACCACAACAATTGAAGACATTCAGGATATTGTCAAAATTTTTGCAGAAGTAATTGACTATAATGGAACTATACCGGACGTTCTTGAACTCTGGGGGTATGGGAAAATGCAGATTCCCGAATCTCTTACGAGAAAATCTGACTATATGACGCATCCTGTTTTCAACACTTATCATGCTGAAACCGATATGCTTCGCTATATCCACCGGCTTGAACAAAAAGATTTGTCGTTAAACACTTCCATGATTTCATTGGGTTCTTGCACCATGAAGCTAAACGCTACCGCAGAAATGTTGCCGGTAACTTTTCCGGAATTTGGGCGAATCCACCCTTTTGCACCGCAGAATCAAGTTCGTGGTTATCAGCAGTTATTCAAGGAATTAGAACAATATTTAGCCGAAATCACCGGCTTTGATGCAGTTTCACTACAACCTAATTCCGGCGCTCAAGGAGAATATGCCGGCTTAATGGTTATCCGAGAATACTTTAAAGCCAAAAAGCAAGAATTTAGAAATGTTGCTTTGATTCCGGCTTCCGCACACGGAACAAATCCAGCCAGTGCTGTTATGGCTGGAATGAAAGTTGTTGTGGTAGCCTGCGACCCACAAGGAAATATTGATATTAACGACCTAACCCAAAAAGCAGCACAATACCAAAGCCAATTAGCTTGTTTGATGGTTACTTATCCCTCTACTCACGGGGTTTATGAAGAAGGTATTCGGGAGATTTGTACAATTATCCACCAACATGGCGGGCAAGTGTATATGGACGGAGCAAACATGAATGCACAGGTCGGTTTAACGAACCCTGCCTTAATTGGTGCTGACGTTTGCCACCTGAACCTGCATAAGACATTTTGTATTCCACACGGAGGGGGAGGTCCCGGTGTAGGGCCAATTTGTATGGCTAAACATCTGGCTCCGTATCGCCCAAGCCATTCATTAGTAAAAACCGGTGGCCAAAAAGGGATGAGTGCCGTTTCCGCCGCTCCTTTTGGAAGTTCCTCAATATTAGCAATTTCCTACGCCTATATCCGAATGATGGGAGCTACCGGCCTTACTATGGCTACCAAATATGCTATTCTAAATGCGAATTACCTTCGCGCCAAACTCGAAAAATACTATCCGGTTCTGTATAAAGGAAAGCAAAATTGTGTTGCCCATGAAATGATACTTGACTTCCGCCAGTATAAACACTCTGCCGAAATAGAAGTAGAAGACGTAGCCAAGCGACTTATGGACTTTGGGTTTCATGCTCCTACTGTTTCTTTTCCCGTACCCGGCACACTCATGATTGAGCCAACCGAAAGTGAAGCTAAACCTGAGTTAGACCGCTTTATTGCTGCAATGGAAGCTATTTACCATGAAATTGAAGCCGTTTTAGCCGGAAAATCTGATAAACACGATAATCCGTTGAAAAACGCCCCGCATACCGCTATGCGCGTAACCGCTAACGACTGGAAACACGGTTATTCACGGGAACAAGCAGCTTTTCCCCTACCTTGGCTACAAGAAAATAAGTTTTGGCCAGCCGTTTCACGCATAAATAATACCTACGGAGACAGAAACATCATGTGTACCTGCCCACCGGTTTCTGATTACGCAGAAAACCCAACTGCGTAA